GATGCGCCGACCGCCGGATACCGACTACCCTGAACGGCATTGCGGCGGTGGGGCTCGCCGCTCCGGACCTGGTCCGGACAACCGTGGCGTCGCCACCAACAGTCCCTACCCCAATAATCCGTTGCGACGGTATGGAGTAGGAGACGTCTGTGACCGGTGAGCTGACCACGTCGGGCAGAGCCGAGCGGGGAGAACCCGTCGACTCGGACATCGATCTGCACGAGCCCGCGCATCGGACGGAACTGGCGCGCTCGCACGGCGCGATCCTGGTGGTGATCGCGCTCGGCGGCGCGCTCGGCGCGCTGGCCCGCTACGGGCTGGCGCGGCTGTGGCCCACCCCGCCCGGCGGATTCCCGTGGGCCACCTTCCTCACCAATGTCCTCGGCTGTTTCCTGATCGGCGTGCTCATGGTGCTGGTGACCGAGCTGTGGTCGGCGCACCCGCTGGTCCGGCCGTTCCTCGGGGTCGGCGTGCTCGGCGGGTTCACCACCTTCTCCACCTACGCCAACGACATCCGTGCCCTGCTGACGCCGGGCACCATCGTCACCGCGTTCGTCTACTTCGGGCTCACCCTGCTGTGCGCGCTCTCGGCAACCCTGATCGCGGTGCGGTTCACCCGCTGGGCCCACGCGGCGACGCGGCGTCCGGGGCGGGGGCGGGCATGACC
This sequence is a window from Nocardia yunnanensis. Protein-coding genes within it:
- a CDS encoding CrcB family protein, with the protein product MTGELTTSGRAERGEPVDSDIDLHEPAHRTELARSHGAILVVIALGGALGALARYGLARLWPTPPGGFPWATFLTNVLGCFLIGVLMVLVTELWSAHPLVRPFLGVGVLGGFTTFSTYANDIRALLTPGTIVTAFVYFGLTLLCALSATLIAVRFTRWAHAATRRPGRGRA